The Fulvia fulva chromosome 6, complete sequence genome includes a window with the following:
- a CDS encoding Ubiquitin carboxyl-terminal hydrolase MINDY-1 has translation MVTRKPVAPPVDTAKAASNAHPPYPQTPTAQSAKTDPSSIYSQDLSTSPAFDLIDMDEARQRPRRDSDVSSHGTWDSENSDREDATPGDFVEVPQPLKIRGSQQNIQQQQATKKEKQDELPAILRPGPANGSAAVGTKAQEQRTYEEEVKSNPWQLESNNPYLQKQQTGPIESSQKVWEQPAHQPTPPPQPAQAPPIPPIAPPPVPPVELPTVTTPADELSRLSLSDRQSQGTAATWETAEKFEVPQHGQSPFPHPPKATFAGSLAGSPSAAFPQSNPWSGDNEPVSPPTAPPKDPLTPAQAPQPEFAPPPGPPPVKPAEPVYTPPSGPPPSQAGPLIDHAEQAKPIPPPISTQAQSSAMRSNDSVPETPGTKARRQRNETYQIKHINWEDASSGRAEMRRSPILTQNENGPCPLLALVNALVLSTPASLDTALIETLRTREQVSLGLLLDAVIDELMSGRRGDAAEGLPDVVDLYSFLLALHTGMNVNPRFVTPATPQRGSYDGHPSSMSGVHPVHRAQHKPGCFEETREMRLYSTFSIPLIHGWTAPKDTPAYSAFERSAKTFEDAQNIQFAEAELEDKLRSEGLSFQEQQTLEDIQMIKQFLQNWPTQLTDHGLETISSSLQPGQVAILFRNDHFSTLYKEPKHGALMTLVTDAGYSSHDEIVWESLVDVNGAASEMFSGDFRTVSHGQDARLNQSSSAGGSEGWQTVGDSRSRYHDQRPSGSSNTVVHNAAASEDTPPPLPGPRPVSQRTSDNIDGASGSQPPVLSASEQEDHDLALALQLQEEEEDQRRQAEERRRREQQLSEQFLSSEERPPQIPPRRNQGGRGGSTINIPVTGRRTTGPSARPAVNRPADEGNPDAPPTYEQSASDRPYRPAGATAPPTQGNPLNALDALRRQQNGFAQQSTTSVNSAGMHSQHGRRPSSSRIQRRSSQMAGGPGQGAPAPAYPGRPQVQGAANLKDTQDERCVVM, from the coding sequence ATGGTCACCAGGAAACCTGTTGCACCTCCCGTCGACACTGCCAAAGCAGCAAGCAATGCACACCCGCCATACCCACAAACACCTACCGCGCAGTCGGCCAAGACAGATCCAAGCAGCATCTATTCCCAGGATCTGAGCACATCCCCGGCGTTTGACCTTATTGACATGGACGAAGCGCGGCAACGACCACGAAGAGACTCCGATGTTAGTTCGCATGGGACGTGGGATTCCGAAAACAGCGATCGCGAAGATGCGACACCGGGCGATTTTGTGGAGGTGCCGCAACCGCTGAAGATCAGAGGCAGTCAGCAGAACATTCAGCAGCAGCAGGCGACAAAGAAAGAGAAACAGGATGAGCTGCCTGCGATATTGAGGCCAGGGCCTGCGAATGGGTCGGCAGCGGTGGGCACAAAAGCCCAGGAACAGCGGACATACGAAGAGGAGGTCAAGAGTAATCCTTGGCAGTTGGAGTCGAACAACCCGTACCTTCAGAAACAGCAGACTGGACCTATAGAGAGCAGTCAGAAAGTGTGGGAGCAACCTGCGCATCAGCCTACACCACCACCGCAGCCGGCGCAAGCCCCGCCCATACCTCCTATAGCCCCGCCTCCAGTGCCACCCGTGGAGCTGCCTACTGTAACAACACCCGCCGATGAACTGTCGCGACTCTCGCTGAGCGATCGACAATCGCAAGGCACCGCCGCGACATGGGAAACCGCAGAGAAGTTCGAGGTGCCGCAGCATGGACAGTCCCCATTCCCACATCCTCCCAAGGCGACTTTCGCCGGCTCTTTGGCTGGTTCACCTTCAGCAGCGTTCCCACAATCGAACCCGTGGTCCGGTGACAATGAGCCCGTTTCACCGCCCACAGCGCCGCCCAAAGACCCTTTGACACCAGCTCAAGCACCTCAACCCGAATTCGCACCTCCTCCTGGGCCACCACCTGTCAAGCCCGCGGAGCCTGTCTACACTCCACCATCAGGCCCTCCTCCATCGCAAGCGGGACCCCTGATAGACCATGCTGAGCAAGCAAAGCCAATACCACCGCCTATATCTACTCAGGCGCAGTCATCCGCGATGCGATCGAATGATTCTGTGCCGGAGACGCCAGGCACAAAAGcgaggcggcagaggaacGAGACATATCAGATCAAGCATATCAATTGGGAAGATGCGTCGTCTGGCAGAGCGGAGATGCGACGATCGCCTATCCTTACCCAGAACGAGAATGGCCCATGTCCGCTGCTTGCATTGGTTAATGCGCTGGTGCTCAGCACGCCGGCGAGTCTGGACACTGCGCTGATCGAGACCTTACGGACCAGAGAGCAGGTCAGCTTGGGTCTACTGCTAGATGCTGTCATTGATGAGCTCATGTCAGGGAGAAGAGGCGATGCTGCAGAAGGGCTGCCGGATGTCGTCGATCTCTATTCATTCTTACTGGCTCTTCACACTGGCATGAATGTCAATCCACGATTCGTTACACCCGCGACGCCACAGAGGGGCTCTTATGATGGTCATCCGTCTAGCATGAGCGGCGTGCATCCTGTCCACCGCGCGCAACATAAGCCTGGCTGTTTCGAGGAGACGAGAGAGATGCGTCTGTACAGCACCTTCAGCATACCCCTCATCCACGGTTGGACGGCACCAAAGGACACACCAGCGTACTCGGCATTCGAGCGAAGCGCGAAGACTTTCGAGGATGCTCAGAACATCCAATTCGCAGAAGCTGAATTGGAAGACAAGCTGAGATCTGAGGGCTTGAGCTTTCAAGAGCAGCAGACACTGGAAGACATCCAGATGATCAAGCAGTTCCTGCAAAACTGGCCTACACAACTCACAGACCACGGACTGGAGACGATATCGAGCAGCTTACAACCTGGTCAGGTCGCCATACTGTTCCGCAATGATCACTTCAGCACACTATACAAAGAGCCAAAGCATGGTGCACTAATGACTTTGGTGACGGACGCCGGCTACAGCTCGCATGATGAGATTGTGTGGGAGAGTTTGGTCGACGTCAACGGCGCTGCCAGCGAGATGTTTAGTGGTGACTTTCGCACTGTCAGTCATGGCCAAGATGCGAGGTTGAATCAGAGCAGTTCTGCTGGTGGCAGCGAAGGGTGGCAGACTGTTGGCGACAGCAGGAGTCGATACCACGACCAACGACCATCTGGCTCATCCAACACAGTCGTCCATAATGCCGCTGCATCAGAAGACACACCGCCTCCACTTCCTGGTCCACGTCCTGTTTCGCAGCGAACTTCCGACAATATTGACGGTGCATCCGGTTCCCAACCACCAGTACTGTCAGCAAGTGAGCAGGAAGATCACGACCTTGCACTTGCGTTACAGCTGCAAGAAGAGGAAGAAGATCAGCGACGACAAGCTGAAGAGCGCCGCAGGCGAGAACAGCAGCTTAGTGAACAGTTTCTTTCCAGCGAAGAACGACCACCACAGATACCGCCGCGACGGAACCAAGGTGGCCGTGGAGGAAGCACAATCAACATTCCCGTCACTGGCCGTCGGACTACAGGGCCATCAGCACGACCTGCTGTCAATCGTCCGGCCGACGAAGGAAACCCTGATGCTCCGCCGACATATGAACAGTCCGCATCCGATCGACCTTATCGACCTGCCGGCGCGACCGCACCGCCGACACAAGGCAATCCGCTTAACGCGTTGGATGCGCTTAGAAGGCAGCAGAACGGGTTCGCGCAGCAAAGTACGACCAGTGTCAACAGCGCCGGGATGCATTCACAACATGGACGACGACCTAGCTCGAGCAGAATCCAGCGGAGGTCGAGTCAGATGGCTGGCGGTCCTGGGCAAGGTGCTCCTGCTCCAGCATATCCTGGACGACCGCAGGTGCAAGGTGCGGCCAATTTGAAGGACACGCAGGACGAGAGGTGTGTAGTGATGTGA
- a CDS encoding WD repeat-containing protein, with translation MRLDHSNDRTQQRPSTNGSSQNGSSPRTNGSVKSETNGYHTNGHTEETVATRSKEPFYGHDREEVTRILLQSLSDLGYRGAAEKLSRESGYELEIPSVAAFRNAVLSGEWDEAESLLFGQSSDELDGGGVALENGHTSSTSRRKSGGGSLSLGSQNGFARNGLPFAEGVDTTYLRFHLRQQKFLELLEQRDLNAALNVLRNELTPLKTDVARLHFLSSLVMCHSASDLRNQAGWDGVNGQSREVLLSEISKSISPSVMIPEHRLATLLSSVQEEQILNCRYHNTIANPSLYTDHECSPDDFPLHQQLELRNHSDEVWFLEFSHDGTMLATAGKDGLVCVYDTVRWRLKHEFREHERHPDPRSSGSGDMRGVCYIAFSPDDQYLISCSQDTTLVVVSVRTGQRVALADHFDYPVTTAAWLPDSETFVVGTQGSRRPLGLYSLRGSSSSSNSGIVKNNEIHSWREPPWDPSLKDNQPSSFRITDCAVNKEGTLMAATTIDNRIMQFSLGHNMRYCKVSEWQMEDKLTSINFSDDGDHILINMNEGRVLALDSGNGEMACSYKGAVQKEFVIRSAFGGAGQNFVISGSEDSRVYIWRRQTGGLVVALDAHHPGTVNAVAWHPTNPGIFASAGDDRRMVISIGKKKTNSIRSMVRSNKAFKRRRRAVLLFGRTVALTAGMLIFDYTDCSHRTDIMPSVPQWSTSPAATRLRGHDFNMTYRDQVHARSSTDSHLQHHQAYSYIILGNLIAKLQHYLAVSHSRQVITITMTDVDIPTDEPQRVSPWRIALKSFSSQWILVPQGTGILSVILHQLHYRGEWLTRISQVFWVLTIVLLVGFLLTYLTRCLLFPKEVARALRRDLQETVCLSSISITFTTVIQMIALNLTTDWGRGWGMAAYVLWWINAAMATVACLGTPYVFTKLEATSVDLVPPGMLLPLIAALTAAAGGGVVCRYGEVGADLEVPVIVVSYLFVGLALPMSVVVDAVFWVRLMDGKFPVKEKEFQLMILCGPLGQGSFALLILGQCVQRGAFATDNASPFLGASGGATIATASQFLGLLTWGYGIFWWAFACIAVLHFLIAAPRELLQMSRTLAAWSMVFPWGVFTNGAIELGVILNSRAFWVVSTILTIILVILWVVNAGATVVGVLGGTLLSLDGGWKAQYVEKKERSSDSGGSDDGRRNGYVQTNGSDSNGLRNRQQ, from the exons ATGCGGCTTGACCACTCCAACGATAGAACCCAGCAGAGACCATCCACCAACGGCTCATCCCAGAACGGCTCCTCTCCTCGAACGAATGGCTCCGTCAAGAGCGAGACGAACGGCTACCACACGAATGGTCACACAGAGGAGACGGTAGCGACGCGGAGTAAGGAGCCGTTTTATGGTCATGATAGAGAAGAGGTGACGCGAATACTGTTGCAGAGTCTGAGTGATCTTGGCTATCGAGGCGCAGCGGAGAAGCTGTCGAGAGAAAGTGGCTATGAGCTGGAGATACCTTCGGTAGCAGCGTTCAGGAACGCCGTATTGAGTGGCGAGTGGGACGAGGCCGAATCGTTATTGTTCGGTCAAAGTTCAGACGAGCTGGACGGGGGAGGAGTTGCACTAGAAAATGGTCACACGAGCAGCACGTCAAGGCGGAAAAGTGGTGGTGGTAGCCTTTCTCTCGGCAGTCAAAATGGGTTCGCCAGGAATGGGCTGCCTTTCGCGGAGGGTGTCGACACCACATACCTGAGGTTCCACCTACGGCAACAGAAATTTCTCGAGCTGCTGGAACAGCGGGACTTGAATGCAGCACTGAATGTGCTAAGGAATGAGTTGACACCCCTCAAGACCGACGTTGCGCGACTTCATTTCTTGTCGAG TCTAGTGATGTGCCACTCGGCATCTGATCTTCGCAACCAAGCCGGCTGGGACGGCGTAAATGGACAAAGTCGAGAAGTCCTCCTCTCGGAGATCTCGAAATCGATATCACCCTCAGTCATGATCCCCGAACATCGCCTGGCAACTCTCCTATCCTCGGTGCAAGAGGAACAGATACTCAACTGCCGATACCACAACACGATCGCCAACCCAAGCTTGTACACGGATCACGAATGCTCGCCCGACGATTTCCCACTACACCAACAGCTTGAACTGCGGAATCATTCTGATGAGGTGTGGTTCCTTGAGTTCAGCCACGATGGTACGATGCTTGCCACCGCTGGCAAAGACGGCTTAGTCTGTGTATACGACACTGTCCGATGGCGGCTAAAGCATGAGTTCCGCGAGCATGAACGCCATCCTGACCCGAGGTCTAGCGGCTCTGGTGATATGCGTGGTGTTTGCTACATTGCATTCTCACCTGACGATCAATACCTGATTTCGTGCAGCCAAGATACTACTCTGGTTGTGGTCAGCGTACGAACAGGGCAACGTGTTGCTCTCGCGGATCATTTTGACTACCCAGTCACGACTGCAGCTTGGCTACCCGACTCTGAGACATTCGTAGTCGGCACACAGGGCTCAAGGAGACCGCTTGGCTTGTACTCGCTCCGAGGATCGAGCTCGAGCAGCAACAGCGGCATTGTGAAAAATAACGAAATTCACTCATGGCGTGAGCCTCCTTGGGATCCATCCCTGAAAGACAATCAGCCCAGTAGCTTCCGCATAACCGATTGTGCAGTGAACAAGGAAGGCACACTGATGGCAGCAACAACTATCGACAACAGGATCATGCAATTCTCCCTCGGCCATAACATGAGATACTGCAAAGTGTCCGAATGGCAGATGGAGGACAAGCTGACCTCTATCAACTTCTCCGACGACGGCGACCACATACTCATTAACATGAATGAAGGGCGAGTACTTGCCTTGGACTCTGGGAATGGAGAAATGGCATGCAGCTACAAAGGCGCGGTCCAGAAAGAGTTCGTGATAAGAAGTGCGTTCGGCGGTGCTGGTCAGAATTTCGTCATTTCCGGGAGTGAAG ATTCGAGAGTCTACATCTGGCGACGGCAGACTGGAGGCCTCGTCGTAGCATTAGACGCACACCATCCGGGTACTGTCAATGCAGTAGCCTGGCATCCGACGAACCCAGGCATATTCGCGAGTGCTGGCGATGATCGGAGA ATGGTCATCAGTATCGGCAAGAAGAAGACCAACAGCATCAGAAGCATGGTCCGGAGCAACAAGGCCTTCAAGCGGAGGCGAAGGGCGGTACTACTCTTTGGGCGCACGGTAGCATTGACCGCGG GTATGTTGATTTTCGACTACACTGATTGTTCACACAGGACCGATATCATGCCTTCGGTTCCGCAATGGTCAACATCGCCGGCTGCTACACGGCTCCGCGGCCACGACTTCAATATGACGTACAGAGATCAGGTTCATGCGCGTTCGTCCACAGATTCACATCTCCAACACCATCAAGCTTACTCATACATCATCCTTGGGAACCTCATCGCCAAGCTGCAGCATTACCTAGCTGTAAGCCATTCTCGCCAAGTCATTACCATCACCATGACCGACGTCGACATTCCTACGGACGAACCCCAACGAGTATCTCCCTGGCGCATCGCTTTAAAGTCCTTCAGCTCCCAATGGATCCTCGTCCCCCAAGGCACAGGCATCCTCTCCGTCATCCTACACCAACTTCACTACCGCGGCGAATGGCTTACGCGGATATCGCAAGTCTTCTGGGTCCTGACTATTGTCCTCTTGGTCGGCTTCTTACTCACGTATCTCACGCGATGTCTCCTGTTTCCGAAAGAGGTGGCCAGAGCGTTAAGGAGGGATCTCCAGGAGACGGTGTGTTTGAGTAGTATTAGCATTACTTTCACGACGGTTATTCAGATGATTGCGCTGAATTTGACGACTGATTGGGGGAGAGGATGGGGTATGGCGGCTTATGTCCTCTGGTGGATAAATGCGGCGATGGCGACTGTGGCGTGTCTTGGGACGCCGTATGTTTTCACTAAACTCGAGGCGACGAGTGTGGATCTTGTGCCGCCGGGGATGCTGCTCCCGTTGATTGCTGCGTTGACTGCGGCGGCGGGGGGCGGCGTGGTGTGTCGGTATGGAGAGGTGGGAGCGGATTTGGAGGTTCCGGTTATTGTTGTTAGTTATTTGTTTGTTGGGCTTGCGTTGCCGATGAGTGTTGTTGTGGATGCGGTGTTTTGGGTCAGGTTGATGGATGGGAAGTTTCCCGTCAAGGAGAAAGAGTTTCAGTTGATGATTTTGTGTGGGCCGTTGGG GCAAGGCAGTTTTGCGCTCCTGATATTGGGCCAGTGTGTGCAGAGGGGTGCGTTTGCGACGGATAATGCAAGTCCCTTCCTGGGTGCTAGTGGTGGAGCGACGATTGCGACTGCTAGCCAGTTTCTGGGGCTGCTTACTTGG GGCTACGGAATCTTCTGGTGGGCGTTCGCTTGCATTGCCGTCTTGCACTTCCTCATCGCTGCGCCGAGGGAGCTGCTGCAGATGTCGAGGACGCTGGCTGCGTGGAGTATGGTCTTTCCGTGGGGAGTGTTCACCAATGGAGCGATTGAGCTTGGGGTCATCCTTAACTCGAGGGCGTTCTGGGTTGTGTCTACGATCCTGACCATAATCTTGGTCATTCTCTGGGTCGTCAATGCTGGCGCCACGGTTGTCGGTGTGCTCGGTGGAACTCTGCTGAGCTTGGATGGTGGATGGAAGGCACAGTATGTTGAGAAGAAGGAGCGGAGCAGTGATAGTGGTGGGAGTGATGATGGGCGGCGGAATGGATACGTGCAGACCAATGGTTCCGACTCGAATGGTCTTCGAAATCGGCAACAGTAG
- a CDS encoding Bifunctional purine biosynthetic protein ADE1 gives MAEQLRILLIGNGGREHTLAWKLSQSPLVQEIHVVPGNGGTAGVLKCRNVSSVSQEDFVALIEYAKKNHLNFVVPGPEAPLVAGITDVFEQHLPNVRVFGPSLAAAKMEGSKTFSKDFMKKHNIPTARYENFDNYDAAKQHLNKVDYTVVIKADGLAAGKGVIIPATKEEAQSALKEIMLDKEFGNAGNSVVIEEFLEGDEISILSLSDGNNILSLPPAQDHKRIFDNDQGPNTGGMGTYAPAPIATKEVLDEIDRAVLKPTIDGMRADGMPFIGCLFSGFMLTKNGPKLLEYNVRFGDPESQSCLPLLKSDLAELMLACTNGSLSSQKLDIRPESACTVVLAAGGYPGSYAKGISMQVAEEKESEGRYIFHAGTALKDGQLVTNGGRVIAATATGSTLQEAVKKAYEGVEYIKFEGRQFRKDIAGRALRQQK, from the exons ATGGCGGAACAACTGCGTATATTGCTGATCGGCAATGGTGGTCGTGAGCACACCCTCGCCTGGAAGTTGTCGCAATCTCCTCTCGTGCAGGAGATCCACGTAGTACCTGGCAATGGAGGCACGGCTGG TGTTCTGAAGTGTCGCAATGTCTCCTCGGTTTCTCAAGAAGACTTCGTTGCTCTCATAGAATATGCGAAGAAGAATCATCTCAACTTCGTTGTGCCTGGTCCAGAAGCACCGCTCGTTGCGGGCATCACAGATGTCTTCGAGCAGCACCTTCCTAATGTCCGCGTCTTCGGGCCTAGTCTCGCAGCGGCCAAGATGGAAGGCAGCAAGACCTTCTCGAAAGACTTCATGAAGAAGCACAACATCCCAACCGCTCGATACGAGAACTTCGACAACTACGATGCCGCGAAGCAGCACCTAAACAAGGTTGATTACACTGTCGTGATCAAGGCTGATGGTCTGGCTGCTGGTAAGGGTGTCATCATTCCGGCGACCAAAGAGGAGGCGCAAAGTGCACTGAAAGAGATCATGCTGGACAAGGAGTTTGGTAATGCTGGCAACAGCGTGGTCATCGAGGAGTTCCTTGAGGGCGATGAGATTAGCATCTTATCACTCTCTGATGGAAACAACATACTGTCACTACCTCCGGCTCAAGACCACAAGCGAATATTCGACAATGATCAGGGCCCCAACACTGGTGGAATGGGCACTTACGCACCTGCCCCAATCGCGACCAAGGAAGTGCTGGACGAGATCGACAGGGCAGTGCTTAAGCCCACAATCGACGGAATGCGAGCTGATGGCATGCCATTCATTGGATGCCTCTTCTCTGGCTTCATGCTGACCAAGAATGGTCCAAAGTTGCTGGAGTACAATGTCCGTTTTGGCGATCCAGAGTCGCAGTCCTGCCTCCCACTTCTCAAGTCGGACCTTGCTGAGCTCATGCTGGCCTGCACAAACGGTTCCTTGAGCTCACAAAAACTCGACATCAGGCCTGAAAGCGCATGCACAGTTGTTCTTGCGGCTGGCGGCTACCCTGGATCGTACGCGAAGGGTATCTCGATGCAGGTAGCTGAAGAGAAGGAGAGTGAGGGCAGATATATCTTCCACGCTGGCACTGCTCTCAAGGATGGACAGTTAGTGACCAACGGAGGTCGTGTCATTGCGGCAACGGCCACAGGCAGCACCCTTCAGGAAGCTGTCAAGAAGGCTTACGAGGGCGTGGAGTACATCAAGTTTGAAGGCAGGCAGTTCCGCAAGGATATTGCTGGGCGTGCATTGCGTCAGCAGAAGTGA